The genomic window GGGCATAATCAACGATCACTATCATTCCCCCTGGTTTGGTGACTCTGACCATTTCTTTCAATGCTTTTTCTCTTATAGGAAGAAGCATATCATGCAGGGCAAAGGACACACCGGAAACATCAAGGCTGTTATCCTTAAAAGGCAGATTTGAAGCATCTGCTACTGCAAATTTCACATTTTCATAATTATTTTTCTTATCGGCGACTTTGAGCATGGCTTCTGACAAATCGATACCAGTAACATCATACCCCTTCTTCGCAAATGCAAATGCCTGCTTTCCTGTTCCTGTACCGACATCCAGTATTCTTGAGCCATTTCTTGCATTAGTAAAATCTACTACCGTATCCCTTATTCTTGAGATGGGCATAGTTACAGTATCATAAAAAGGAGCTAATATTTTAAACACATTTTTTACCAGTGAGTAGTACTCTTGTTTCTCGTCCATAATCTTGTGATTTCGATTTTTAATAACTTATAATTTATAAATTTGAACGTAATTAGGTTCTATGATCTCATCAGAAATTACTCTGTCAACTCTCGCCCTTGTAAGCGAACCTCTGATTTTTTTCAAGGTTGAATTCCTCTTTTTTACCGTTTGCTTTTATGACATACATGAACACCTAATCGTGTCAATAATCAGACAGCCCTTTCGAACTTGAATCTTTTAAGGAGCGCGGAGTTCGCTACAACCGAGAGAGAACTTATTGCCATGGCAGCCGCCGCAATTATCGGATTCAATAGCCCGACGGCTGCTATAGGTATGGCGGCTGTATTATATCCAAGCGCCCAGAACAT from Candidatus Methanoperedens sp. includes these protein-coding regions:
- a CDS encoding methyltransferase domain-containing protein translates to MDEKQEYYSLVKNVFKILAPFYDTVTMPISRIRDTVVDFTNARNGSRILDVGTGTGKQAFAFAKKGYDVTGIDLSEAMLKVADKKNNYENVKFAVADASNLPFKDNSLDVSGVSFALHDMLLPIREKALKEMVRVTKPGGMIVIVDYALPENKIGRFLIYHFVKLYEGKYYIEFIKSEFEALLRKSGIDITEKLPILLGGGRILKGIRH